A part of Chroicocephalus ridibundus chromosome 5, bChrRid1.1, whole genome shotgun sequence genomic DNA contains:
- the FAM114A1 gene encoding protein NOXP20 isoform X3, with translation MSEDIRDGIPSEEKPEVVEMPSNEVLPHESVPHLMEAEILHESSQDERGQATESARNGQEGDIFINENPLTEKIIETLAASGEVTEDMPTECNETVSLDAEPESEETLNEQSSPATDSSSKASRWGAWGSWGKSLLSSASATVGHGITAVKEKAGTTLGIHNASSSSSETADPPTAETPIIQAEDSLDQSSPENIPSSPSSGSRGMLSAITNAVQNTGKSVLSGGLDALEFIGKKTMTVLAESDPGFKRTKTLMERTVSLSQLLREAKEKEKQRRAQQVTVERTAHYGLLFDEFQGLSHLEALEILSNESEAQIQSYLATLDGEQLETVKNDLIAIKEIFVPKESDDEVVQAQKADMGEEFVSVLTELLFELHVAATPDKLNKARKKAHEWLEEASFSTSVDIEETLKEKSEEPGEEKTEKEDKIGSDKLELNKNKTVEEIYMLSIESLAEVTARCIEQLHKVAELILHGQEVEKTAQDQAKVLTKAV, from the exons ATGTCTGAAGACATACGTGATGGCATCCCATCTGAAGAAAAACCTGAAGTAGTGGAAATGCCCAGCAATGAGGTATTGCCTCATGAGTCAGTACCACACCTCATGGAAGCTGAGATCTTGCACGAGTCTTCACAAGATGAACGTGGACAGGCCACTGAGAGTGCCAGGAATGGACAGGAAGGAGACATATTTATTAATGAAAACCCtttgactgaaaaaataattgaaactcTGGCTGCCAGTGGAGAGGTGACCGAAGACATGCCCACTGAGTGCAATGAGACCGTAAGCCTTGATGCAGAGCCTGAATCTGAGGAAACACTGAATGAACAAAGCAGTCCA GCTACAGACTCCTCATCTAAAGCAAGCAGATGGGGAGCTTGGGGTTCCTGGGGAAAGTCTCTCCTGTCATCAGCTTCTGCCACAGTAG GTCATGGAATAACAGCAgtaaaggaaaaagcaggaacTACCCTAGGGATTCATAATGCAAGTTCATCATCTTCGGAAACAGCAGACCCTCCTACAGCTGAAACACCAATTATAC aagCAGAAGATTCTCTGGACCAAAGCTCTCCTGAGAAtattccttcttctccttcatcTGGATCTCGTGGCATGTTGTCAGCTATCACTAATGCTGTACAAAACACA GGGAAAAGTGTATTATCTGGAGGCTTAGACGCTTTGGAATTTATTGGGAAGAAAACCATGACTGTCCTTGCAGAAAGCGATCCTGGATTTAAGAGAACCAAAACCCTGATGGAACGAACAGTTTCTCTATCTCAG CTGTTGCGAGAagctaaagaaaaagagaaacagaggcgGGCCCAGCAAGTTACAGTTGAAAGAACAGCACATTATGGACTACTTTTTGATGAGTTCCAAGGTTTGTCTCATCTTGAAGCTCTGGAAATCCTGTCGAATGAAAGTGAAGCCCAG attcAGTCATATTTAGCAACACTTGATGGAGAGCAGTTGGAGACTGTGAAAAATGATTTAATTGCTATAAAGGAGATTTTTGTTCCAAAGGAATCAGATGATGAAGTGGTACAGGCACAGAAAG cagatatGGGAGAAGAGTTTGTCAGCGTGCTCACTGAACTGCTGTTTGAATTGCACGTTGCTGCTACTCCTGACAAACTTAACAAG GCTAGGAAAAAAGCTCATGAATGGCTTGAAGAAGCCAGTTTTTCCACCTCAGTAGACATAGAAGAGACgctaaaagaaaaatctgaagaacCTGgtgaagaaaagactgaaaaagaagataaaattgGCAGTGATAAActagaattaaataaaaacaaaactgtggAG GAAATCTACATGCTGTCCATTGAAAGTCTGGCTGAGGTAACTGCTCGTTGTATTGAACAGCTTCATAAAGTAGCAGAATTAATTCTACATGGGCAGGAAGTAGAAAAAACAGCTCAAGATCAAGCAAAAGTACTGACAAA agcaGTATGA
- the FAM114A1 gene encoding protein NOXP20 isoform X1: MSEDIRDGIPSEEKPEVVEMPSNEVLPHESVPHLMEAEILHESSQDERGQATESARNGQEGDIFINENPLTEKIIETLAASGEVTEDMPTECNETVSLDAEPESEETLNEQSSPATDSSSKASRWGAWGSWGKSLLSSASATVGHGITAVKEKAGTTLGIHNASSSSSETADPPTAETPIIQAEDSLDQSSPENIPSSPSSGSRGMLSAITNAVQNTGKSVLSGGLDALEFIGKKTMTVLAESDPGFKRTKTLMERTVSLSQLLREAKEKEKQRRAQQVTVERTAHYGLLFDEFQGLSHLEALEILSNESEAQIQSYLATLDGEQLETVKNDLIAIKEIFVPKESDDEVVQAQKADMGEEFVSVLTELLFELHVAATPDKLNKARKKAHEWLEEASFSTSVDIEETLKEKSEEPGEEKTEKEDKIGSDKLELNKNKTVEEIYMLSIESLAEVTARCIEQLHKVAELILHGQEVEKTAQDQAKVLTNLTSAMCNEVSCLSKKFSDSLTAAGSSMKAEVLNPIIDSVLLEGCNSTTYIQDAFQLLLPVLQISHIQTSCLKAQE, encoded by the exons ATGTCTGAAGACATACGTGATGGCATCCCATCTGAAGAAAAACCTGAAGTAGTGGAAATGCCCAGCAATGAGGTATTGCCTCATGAGTCAGTACCACACCTCATGGAAGCTGAGATCTTGCACGAGTCTTCACAAGATGAACGTGGACAGGCCACTGAGAGTGCCAGGAATGGACAGGAAGGAGACATATTTATTAATGAAAACCCtttgactgaaaaaataattgaaactcTGGCTGCCAGTGGAGAGGTGACCGAAGACATGCCCACTGAGTGCAATGAGACCGTAAGCCTTGATGCAGAGCCTGAATCTGAGGAAACACTGAATGAACAAAGCAGTCCA GCTACAGACTCCTCATCTAAAGCAAGCAGATGGGGAGCTTGGGGTTCCTGGGGAAAGTCTCTCCTGTCATCAGCTTCTGCCACAGTAG GTCATGGAATAACAGCAgtaaaggaaaaagcaggaacTACCCTAGGGATTCATAATGCAAGTTCATCATCTTCGGAAACAGCAGACCCTCCTACAGCTGAAACACCAATTATAC aagCAGAAGATTCTCTGGACCAAAGCTCTCCTGAGAAtattccttcttctccttcatcTGGATCTCGTGGCATGTTGTCAGCTATCACTAATGCTGTACAAAACACA GGGAAAAGTGTATTATCTGGAGGCTTAGACGCTTTGGAATTTATTGGGAAGAAAACCATGACTGTCCTTGCAGAAAGCGATCCTGGATTTAAGAGAACCAAAACCCTGATGGAACGAACAGTTTCTCTATCTCAG CTGTTGCGAGAagctaaagaaaaagagaaacagaggcgGGCCCAGCAAGTTACAGTTGAAAGAACAGCACATTATGGACTACTTTTTGATGAGTTCCAAGGTTTGTCTCATCTTGAAGCTCTGGAAATCCTGTCGAATGAAAGTGAAGCCCAG attcAGTCATATTTAGCAACACTTGATGGAGAGCAGTTGGAGACTGTGAAAAATGATTTAATTGCTATAAAGGAGATTTTTGTTCCAAAGGAATCAGATGATGAAGTGGTACAGGCACAGAAAG cagatatGGGAGAAGAGTTTGTCAGCGTGCTCACTGAACTGCTGTTTGAATTGCACGTTGCTGCTACTCCTGACAAACTTAACAAG GCTAGGAAAAAAGCTCATGAATGGCTTGAAGAAGCCAGTTTTTCCACCTCAGTAGACATAGAAGAGACgctaaaagaaaaatctgaagaacCTGgtgaagaaaagactgaaaaagaagataaaattgGCAGTGATAAActagaattaaataaaaacaaaactgtggAG GAAATCTACATGCTGTCCATTGAAAGTCTGGCTGAGGTAACTGCTCGTTGTATTGAACAGCTTCATAAAGTAGCAGAATTAATTCTACATGGGCAGGAAGTAGAAAAAACAGCTCAAGATCAAGCAAAAGTACTGACAAA TTTAACAAGTGCCATGTGCAATGAAGTTTCATGTTTATCAAAGAAGTTTTCCGATTCTTTAACAGCAGCTGGG agcaGTATGAAGGCAGAGGTTCTTAACCCCATCATCGACAGCGTGCTATTAGAG GGTTGCAACAGCACTACTTATATTCAGGATGCTTTCCAGCTATTGCTTCCAGTGCTGCAAATTTCACATATCCAGACCAGTTGTTTGAAAGCACAAGAGTGA
- the FAM114A1 gene encoding protein NOXP20 isoform X2, with protein MSEDIRDGIPSEEKPEVVEMPSNEVLPHESVPHLMEAEILHESSQDERGQATESARNGQEGDIFINENPLTEKIIETLAASGEVTEDMPTECNETVSLDAEPESEETLNEQSSPATDSSSKASRWGAWGSWGKSLLSSASATVGHGITAVKEKAGTTLGIHNASSSSSETADPPTAETPIIQAEDSLDQSSPENIPSSPSSGSRGMLSAITNAVQNTGKSVLSGGLDALEFIGKKTMTVLAESDPGFKRTKTLMERTVSLSQLLREAKEKEKQRRAQQVTVERTAHYGLLFDEFQGLSHLEALEILSNESEAQIQSYLATLDGEQLETVKNDLIAIKEIFVPKESDDEVVQAQKDMGEEFVSVLTELLFELHVAATPDKLNKARKKAHEWLEEASFSTSVDIEETLKEKSEEPGEEKTEKEDKIGSDKLELNKNKTVEEIYMLSIESLAEVTARCIEQLHKVAELILHGQEVEKTAQDQAKVLTNLTSAMCNEVSCLSKKFSDSLTAAGSSMKAEVLNPIIDSVLLEGCNSTTYIQDAFQLLLPVLQISHIQTSCLKAQE; from the exons ATGTCTGAAGACATACGTGATGGCATCCCATCTGAAGAAAAACCTGAAGTAGTGGAAATGCCCAGCAATGAGGTATTGCCTCATGAGTCAGTACCACACCTCATGGAAGCTGAGATCTTGCACGAGTCTTCACAAGATGAACGTGGACAGGCCACTGAGAGTGCCAGGAATGGACAGGAAGGAGACATATTTATTAATGAAAACCCtttgactgaaaaaataattgaaactcTGGCTGCCAGTGGAGAGGTGACCGAAGACATGCCCACTGAGTGCAATGAGACCGTAAGCCTTGATGCAGAGCCTGAATCTGAGGAAACACTGAATGAACAAAGCAGTCCA GCTACAGACTCCTCATCTAAAGCAAGCAGATGGGGAGCTTGGGGTTCCTGGGGAAAGTCTCTCCTGTCATCAGCTTCTGCCACAGTAG GTCATGGAATAACAGCAgtaaaggaaaaagcaggaacTACCCTAGGGATTCATAATGCAAGTTCATCATCTTCGGAAACAGCAGACCCTCCTACAGCTGAAACACCAATTATAC aagCAGAAGATTCTCTGGACCAAAGCTCTCCTGAGAAtattccttcttctccttcatcTGGATCTCGTGGCATGTTGTCAGCTATCACTAATGCTGTACAAAACACA GGGAAAAGTGTATTATCTGGAGGCTTAGACGCTTTGGAATTTATTGGGAAGAAAACCATGACTGTCCTTGCAGAAAGCGATCCTGGATTTAAGAGAACCAAAACCCTGATGGAACGAACAGTTTCTCTATCTCAG CTGTTGCGAGAagctaaagaaaaagagaaacagaggcgGGCCCAGCAAGTTACAGTTGAAAGAACAGCACATTATGGACTACTTTTTGATGAGTTCCAAGGTTTGTCTCATCTTGAAGCTCTGGAAATCCTGTCGAATGAAAGTGAAGCCCAG attcAGTCATATTTAGCAACACTTGATGGAGAGCAGTTGGAGACTGTGAAAAATGATTTAATTGCTATAAAGGAGATTTTTGTTCCAAAGGAATCAGATGATGAAGTGGTACAGGCACAGAAAG atatGGGAGAAGAGTTTGTCAGCGTGCTCACTGAACTGCTGTTTGAATTGCACGTTGCTGCTACTCCTGACAAACTTAACAAG GCTAGGAAAAAAGCTCATGAATGGCTTGAAGAAGCCAGTTTTTCCACCTCAGTAGACATAGAAGAGACgctaaaagaaaaatctgaagaacCTGgtgaagaaaagactgaaaaagaagataaaattgGCAGTGATAAActagaattaaataaaaacaaaactgtggAG GAAATCTACATGCTGTCCATTGAAAGTCTGGCTGAGGTAACTGCTCGTTGTATTGAACAGCTTCATAAAGTAGCAGAATTAATTCTACATGGGCAGGAAGTAGAAAAAACAGCTCAAGATCAAGCAAAAGTACTGACAAA TTTAACAAGTGCCATGTGCAATGAAGTTTCATGTTTATCAAAGAAGTTTTCCGATTCTTTAACAGCAGCTGGG agcaGTATGAAGGCAGAGGTTCTTAACCCCATCATCGACAGCGTGCTATTAGAG GGTTGCAACAGCACTACTTATATTCAGGATGCTTTCCAGCTATTGCTTCCAGTGCTGCAAATTTCACATATCCAGACCAGTTGTTTGAAAGCACAAGAGTGA